The Vespula vulgaris chromosome 10, iyVesVulg1.1, whole genome shotgun sequence nucleotide sequence taagaaattttaatctagattaatttctttaattaataagaaatatttactttattgtcgattataaattaatcaatgaattatttcagGGAATGTTCTTTAAAGATGGTAATACTCTTgcttattataatttatcatcCGGAAATGTTATTAATCTTCTTCCCAAGGAAAGAGGTGGTAGGAAGAAATAAGTgatgatttttattagtaagtttaaaagcattttatttatctattatatacaatattttgtcTTATTAAGGAGACTAGAAAAAGATACTTTTtcaagtaatatatattctctaatGATtacatgtaaaaaataatgcaaATAGTATAATTGAAAAgcaattattacaaataataacaaaacacaaaaatgaaaaagaaagattagatttattaataattaatacaatatgttttaataagttaacaataataagttaatatattaaatttggcattatatatatatatatatatatatatatatatatatatcatacaatttatattatgaatctataaagttttatatattataaattcgcTTTAACAAATTGCACTTTTAGTTTTTCTTGTACTTTTAAGCACTAAGGCACtgatagtaaaaagaaaaaagagattaaattaAGTGTATagcaagaaatatttataatagagcAACCATTAGgaaatcaattatattttaatatttgtgcTTCGGTCGTAAGTTGTTTACGATattcgcatatttttttcaaggaaTAAAAACTTAAGAAAACATGCatgctcttatatatatatataagtagcgTAAATGCATTAAATCATACGTGACATATCTATCATTACGTACTTCGAGATTCTAACAGAGACTAATCTTATGTAAAAATGATGTTTTATTAGAACTTTGACTTATTAcgaatagataaaatttttctattacccaaattatatataaatgtttaagaTAATGCATATGTGTAGATACTTATAtatcattgtatatatacaactaTGATATGCATCTAtcacgatataaaattatggaATTTGTTGGAAGTTAATTAGCTAAAGATTTATGCAATAGAATTTTCtgcaatatttcattttacttatCTGACTGcgattgatttctttttattattctttctattaaCTTTCGATAACGTTGCGTCATTGGTCGATATATCTAAAAGtgcatttataaaattgaataatgttcatattttttaGACAGagtaattatgtatataatgtatagcTGGAAATCAAACTTGACGacataaatattgataagTTTTAACTTACAGACTCAGCATCGTCGTACGGTCGACATACAACTGTAGGTTCTGGTAAAGAAGCAGTTATTTCTTCAAAGTTACTTTCGTTTCTTAATAAACCGTGTTTTGCTTGATACGCTGCTCCCATCATAGCTGAATTCGTAATATccttctaataataaatatgacgattaaatcaaatgaaataatataaatgcacACATGcgatataattcttataaaattaatattaataattttcttctttttttttcaaataattaccGATATATAAACAGGCGAATTGAAGACATCAGCAAGTACTTGTAATATAGTTTTGTTAGCAGATGCACCACCTGTTGCTATTATACGAGTATCGGGACctaattgtataaaattagtaaagtttagaaaaaaaaagaaaatattcgtagTTCGTAATAATGTACACCAACCGATAACAAAACCAAAATCTTCTGCATATGCTCTTTTCGCCACAAATTGGCCTTCAATGAGTGCTCGAACCTCTACCTCTTTCGAGctatatcgattaattttgtCGTTAGCTTTATTAAATCTGTAATCACCGATCACGGACGGTAAAATCTCCTGGGCGTCAAAATACAGGCCAAAATTTCCGAAATTTCCTCGCGGTGTACTTTCTAAtaattcgttaaatatttgcCATGAACCTTGCGCTGCACTGTCACGTATCCTTTCTCTAGTCAATGATCCATTTTTAAaactaaatgtatatatatatatatgtatatataaatctaattaCTTGATAACGctctatcaaaaataaaatattatatcgtgatttatattattaccaaAGTAATGCCATATATGCATCATCTTCAATAGGATTGCAGAGAATGTGCCCATCGATAGCAGTTTTCGGTTCGTTCAGCCATAAAAACAAAGTATCGCTAGTTCCTAAACTACATGCaatatctccttttttcaGTCTCATTCctaaacattattaaataatatgtatatatatatatatatatagatttttttttccatatacacattacattttcaattttatatattaacaaatccATTTTGAAATTTCCGCAGATAACACGTACCTACCAAGGAACCTGGATTATCTCCTGTAAATGCAATAATCCTACAAGCCTCATTAAAGCCAAATCTTTCGACAAAATAAGGCGATATTGGGCCGATATTATTATAGGAAGAGGTCGGTTTgcccaatttttttcttaaatcagGCGCACAAgtctatgaaaataaatgaaaaagaaggatagagtTAACAAGTTGATTTACCAATAGTTATCCttcaaaattgtattatatttacctCTAACAAGACATCGTCCCAATCCTTCGTACGAATGTTTAAAAGATTCATACCAGAGCCATCTGACCAATCGATCGGTGCAAAGTCGCccaagaaaagagaagcaagGAAACTACTGACCAAAGAAATTCTCTGAAAGAATGAATATATCCAATTGATAGAAACTAGAGAAATCAGGTAAACTTATCGTACATGGAATTTGTTAGCATCGAGTTAAGCCGTTAAACAATCGTATTGAGAACAATTTGAATCGTACAGAAATGTATGAGTATAAAAAGGGAAGATGGAGTGTTTGTTTTATCAAATCATTGATGGATTccattgaaaaacaaaaaaacagaaCATATATACAAAGGTAAATAGGGAGCAcactaaatatttattgaatactTTCGAATACCTCGATTGTACGctgttttctatttctttttttttttctttatttatttatttttttttcaagcgaGGAAGCCGAAGAATGTGTTTAGTAGGTATACCTCGGTATTACTATAGGCTTCTGGCCTTCTTCGTGCTATCTTTGCTATTTGCGGTCCTGCAAATCTTTCGTATGCTCGAGACCCAGTTATTTCTGCCAATTTCtgcaatgaaaattttcaatgtacgacattatcgaataattaataatattcgattataaGCAAAGAACATACTTTAGGGTCACCTACGATCACTTCGAAAAGTTGACATTCATCGGACGTACTAGAGTCCATCCATACCGGCGATTGTCCTATCGAAAACGACGTTGCAAATTGTTCGTGTAAAAATTTCGTTGGttctaaatttttcaatagacTTTGACTACCTTTCCCCCAATAAACGGTGCCGTGTtgctattaaataatattgcattattacattaaaaaatattacaagaaagggattgtaattatattcgtttcttttctttttttttttatatttcttttacctGAGCGCATCCGGAAATAGCTGATACTTTGCTAAAATCAACTCCGCAAACACGTAGTTTATCTAATATCATATCTAAAGCCTTGACCCACATCAAAGTTGGTGCCACTACTACGTGAGattcgtatttcttttgtataacACCTCCGTATGTTCTACAAAATCGTTagaatgtatgtacatgtatacacacacgtatatacatatatatatcattaataaataaaaatcaatatatatatatatatatatatatatatatatattaattctcatATGATatagagacaaaaaaatatgtcaCGTTTAAACGTAATATACCTAAATTCTGGCAGATCATTGTCAAATTGTACACTGGTCTCATGTAGAATACCAAGATCGTCATCGACCACAACAGCCTTCAACTGACAACAAACGCAACGAacttgatttattaattatctcaaatattttttaaacgagagattatctatttatttttagattagaTTTTACCGTGACATTAGATTAGGGACGACCCGAAAGACGTCAAAGCGGAATATAAAACACGAGTCAAGAGATTGCGAAtgattttttcctctccttccttttatatctttct carries:
- the LOC127066834 gene encoding xylulose kinase isoform X2, producing the protein MGASSNATYLGLDLSTQQLKAVVVDDDLGILHETSVQFDNDLPEFRTYGGVIQKKYESHVVVAPTLMWVKALDMILDKLRVCGVDFSKVSAISGCAQQHGTVYWGKGSQSLLKNLEPTKFLHEQFATSFSIGQSPVWMDSSTSDECQLFEVIVGDPKKLAEITGSRAYERFAGPQIAKIARRRPEAYSNTERISLVSSFLASLFLGDFAPIDWSDGSGMNLLNIRTKDWDDVLLETCAPDLRKKLGKPTSSYNNIGPISPYFVERFGFNEACRIIAFTGDNPGSLVGMRLKKGDIACSLGTSDTLFLWLNEPKTAIDGHILCNPIEDDAYMALLCFKNGSLTRERIRDSAAQGSWQIFNELLESTPRGNFGNFGLYFDAQEILPSVIGDYRFNKANDKINRYSSKEVEVRALIEGQFVAKRAYAEDFGFVIGPDTRIIATGGASANKTILQVLADVFNSPVYISKDITNSAMMGAAYQAKHGLLRNESNFEEITASLPEPTVVCRPYDDAESIYRPMTQRYRKLIERIIKRNQSQSDK
- the LOC127066834 gene encoding xylulose kinase isoform X1, producing the protein MGASSNATYLGLDLSTQQLKAVVVDDDLGILHETSVQFDNDLPEFRTYGGVIQKKYESHVVVAPTLMWVKALDMILDKLRVCGVDFSKVSAISGCAQQHGTVYWGKGSQSLLKNLEPTKFLHEQFATSFSIGQSPVWMDSSTSDECQLFEVIVGDPKKLAEITGSRAYERFAGPQIAKIARRRPEAYSNTERISLVSSFLASLFLGDFAPIDWSDGSGMNLLNIRTKDWDDVLLETCAPDLRKKLGKPTSSYNNIGPISPYFVERFGFNEACRIIAFTGDNPGSLVGMRLKKGDIACSLGTSDTLFLWLNEPKTAIDGHILCNPIEDDAYMALLCFKNGSLTRERIRDSAAQGSWQIFNELLESTPRGNFGNFGLYFDAQEILPSVIGDYRFNKANDKINRYSSKEVEVRALIEGQFVAKRAYAEDFGFVIGWCTLLRTTNIFFFFLNFTNFIQLGPDTRIIATGGASANKTILQVLADVFNSPVYISKDITNSAMMGAAYQAKHGLLRNESNFEEITASLPEPTVVCRPYDDAESIYRPMTQRYRKLIERIIKRNQSQSDK
- the LOC127066834 gene encoding xylulose kinase isoform X3, which gives rise to MWVKALDMILDKLRVCGVDFSKVSAISGCAQQHGTVYWGKGSQSLLKNLEPTKFLHEQFATSFSIGQSPVWMDSSTSDECQLFEVIVGDPKKLAEITGSRAYERFAGPQIAKIARRRPEAYSNTERISLVSSFLASLFLGDFAPIDWSDGSGMNLLNIRTKDWDDVLLETCAPDLRKKLGKPTSSYNNIGPISPYFVERFGFNEACRIIAFTGDNPGSLVGMRLKKGDIACSLGTSDTLFLWLNEPKTAIDGHILCNPIEDDAYMALLCFKNGSLTRERIRDSAAQGSWQIFNELLESTPRGNFGNFGLYFDAQEILPSVIGDYRFNKANDKINRYSSKEVEVRALIEGQFVAKRAYAEDFGFVIGWCTLLRTTNIFFFFLNFTNFIQLGPDTRIIATGGASANKTILQVLADVFNSPVYISKDITNSAMMGAAYQAKHGLLRNESNFEEITASLPEPTVVCRPYDDAESIYRPMTQRYRKLIERIIKRNQSQSDK